In Gossypium raimondii isolate GPD5lz chromosome 12, ASM2569854v1, whole genome shotgun sequence, a single window of DNA contains:
- the LOC105765706 gene encoding uncharacterized protein LOC105765706, with protein sequence MGCLVSTPKDTGGNRRRPGSIGEVSVYVPGLRIPKPVDFSQSLSGHVSKTLVERLTAMRTRIVVMAGQEALTITRTRRKTTTQHGRSTLADLHQALEDYLPVLLGLVSDGSQLQFKVQFIWVNQEDDAEETAMFNAWYEVLSVLHLMAVLSLSQANLLLLPRTSADFYQPKASEESRRGSIDIFLKAAGYLDCAVRHVLPRLPSELRRNLPVDLAEGVLRALCLQALGQGVDIQLGMAIDSTKATLAVKRRLACEMVKYWQQAQDNLMNLPLSNGWGEKHRHFVKWKYVEAKAAAYYYHGLILDEGNTEKSHGMAVAALQAADEYFEESKKACEVFNAAHPLSRNPPLWGTMKYLSEKIPKDTSSKVRINRDLYSHEKNMGTPPTLPDFALALKPNEYQLPPVDPSWNENVQLGHIGTNEVKRG encoded by the exons ATGGGATGCCTGGTTTCAACACCAAAGGATACTGGGGGAAATAGGAGGAGGCCAGGAAGTATTGGTGAAGTTTCTGTGTATGTCCCAGGTTTACGAATTCCGAAACCTGTTGATTTCTCGCAATCACTCAGTGGTCACGTGTCAAAGACATTAGTGGAGCGCCTTACAGCAATGAGAACTCGTATAGTTGTTATGGCTGGGCAAGAAGCACTTACAATTACAAGAACAAGGAGGAAAACTACTACACAGCATG GGCGTTCAACATTGGCAGATCTTCATCAAGCTCTTGAAGACTATTTGCCTGTGCTTTTGGGATTAGTTTCAGATG GGAGCCAGCTACAGTTCAAAGTACAGTTTATTTGGGTTAATCAGGAGGATGATGCTGAG GAAACAGCCATGTTTAATGCTTGGTATGAAGTGTTGTCAGTATTGCATTTGATGGCAGTGTTATCATTATCACAAGCCAACTTACTACTTCTTCCAAGGACTTCTGCTGATTTTTATCAACCAAAAGCATCAGAAG AAAGCAGACGAGGTTCTATTGATATTTTCTTGAAGGCTGCTGGATACTTGGATTGTGCTGTGAGGCATGTTCTCCCTCGGTTGCCATCTGAACTAAG GAGAAATTTACCAGTAGATCTAGCAGAAGGAGTTCTTCGAGCACTTTGTTTGCAAGCATTAGGGCAG GGTGTTGATATCCAGCTTGGAATGGCAATTGATAGTACCAAGGCTACTCTTGCTGTGAAACGAAGGCTTGCATGTGAGATGGTAAAATACTGGCAGCAG GCTCAAGATAACCTTATGAACCTTCCATTATCAAATGGATGGGGTGAAAAGCATCGACATTTTGTAAAGTGGAAATATGTTGAGGCCAAG GCTGCAGCGTATTATTATCATGGTTTGATCCTTGATGAGGGGAATACAGAGAAATCCCATGGTATGGCTGTAGCTGCTCTACAAGCTGCTGATGAATATTTCGAGGAAAGCAAGAAGGCTTGTGAGGTATTTAATGCAGCTCATCCTTTGTCCAG GAATCCACCACTTTGGGGGACCATGAAGTATCTATCTGAGAAAATTCCGAAAGACACTTCTAGCAAGGTCCGGATTAACCGCGATCTCTACTCCCACGAAAA AAACATGGGGACGCCTCCAACATTACCAGATTTCGCATTAGCATTGAAACCGAATGAATATCAATTACCTCCGGTGGATCCCTCATGGAATGAGAATGTACAGTTAGGCCACATTGGCACTAATGAGGTGAAGCGTGGATAA